In Labrus bergylta chromosome 1, fLabBer1.1, whole genome shotgun sequence, one genomic interval encodes:
- the LOC136179653 gene encoding uncharacterized protein: protein MLKVALVLGCLLSLALAGHDRRRIARSGSNSGSNSGSNSGSNSNEATTTTAATTTTTANTATTTANTATTTPSPDQLISLLP, encoded by the exons ATGCTGAAGGTAGCACTTGTTCTTGGATGCCTCTTGAGCCTCGCTCTGGCTGGTCAT GATCGTAGACGTATTGCTCGGTCTGGCTCTAACTCTGGCTCTAACTCTGGCTCTAACTCTGGCTCTAACTCTAATGAA gccaccaccaccaccgccgccaccaccaccaccacagccaacacagccaccaccaccgccaacacagccaccaccaccCCGTCTCCTGACCAACTTATATCATTGTTGCCATAG